In Nitrospira sp., one genomic interval encodes:
- a CDS encoding TolC family protein: MKPSFILSGLFCLFFCVFCLSDPSAGAPPDPGSAPERPELRLTLREAMEAAVDNNPNVRLFKERIETARAASKTQLGALLPNLSSNVRQTRQNVFLGTIGLAPVRTDPFSIFDARANVSQSLFSLSLIQRWRASREALKVAELESESTKFDTMSAVGLLYVEALKAEATVNTRSANMQLFEELLELARNRRGGGMGTGLDTARLEAQLENERQQLAIARSEVERLKINILHGLGFAFDVRLVLTDSLKLEVPEPPNEEAAVVTAMNQRMEVKAQQQRIRTASLTLNSTETERVPSLAAQGDYGLIGNRMHNTLDTYNIGLFLTVPLFDGAREGRISESRSQVNQETIRMRVVSNQVVLDVREALVTLASAKEQLAISQVGLQAALKELALAKERFTVLTAGSNFEVTNALYSLSRARDNTVDAMFRLNGARVNLARALGELEKLN, from the coding sequence ATGAAACCGTCTTTCATCCTGAGCGGCTTGTTTTGCCTGTTCTTCTGCGTGTTCTGTCTTAGCGATCCATCGGCCGGGGCGCCGCCCGATCCTGGCTCGGCTCCGGAGCGGCCGGAGCTTCGTCTGACCCTTCGGGAAGCGATGGAGGCGGCCGTGGATAACAACCCCAATGTGCGCCTGTTTAAGGAACGGATCGAGACGGCGCGGGCTGCGAGCAAGACGCAGCTCGGCGCCCTATTGCCCAACCTTTCCTCGAACGTCCGCCAGACGAGGCAAAACGTCTTTCTGGGAACGATCGGATTGGCGCCGGTTCGCACGGACCCGTTCAGCATCTTTGATGCTCGGGCGAATGTGTCTCAGTCGCTGTTCAGCCTGAGCTTGATCCAGCGGTGGCGTGCCTCACGAGAGGCCCTGAAGGTGGCGGAGTTGGAGTCGGAGTCGACAAAGTTCGACACGATGTCGGCCGTCGGTTTGCTGTATGTCGAGGCGCTCAAAGCCGAGGCAACGGTCAATACCAGGAGTGCCAATATGCAGTTGTTCGAGGAACTCCTCGAACTGGCCAGGAACCGACGTGGGGGCGGGATGGGGACGGGGCTAGATACCGCCCGCTTGGAGGCGCAATTGGAGAATGAGCGTCAGCAACTTGCCATAGCCCGCTCGGAAGTGGAACGGCTCAAGATCAATATTTTGCACGGACTGGGTTTTGCCTTCGATGTTCGACTGGTCCTCACTGATTCCCTCAAATTGGAAGTGCCGGAGCCTCCCAACGAGGAGGCGGCGGTGGTGACAGCGATGAATCAGCGTATGGAAGTCAAGGCCCAGCAGCAGCGGATAAGGACGGCATCGCTCACGTTGAATTCCACTGAAACTGAACGGGTGCCGTCGCTGGCGGCACAGGGAGACTACGGCCTGATCGGAAACCGAATGCACAACACGCTCGACACCTACAACATCGGGCTCTTCTTGACGGTGCCCCTCTTCGATGGAGCGCGGGAAGGGCGCATCAGCGAATCGCGGAGTCAGGTGAATCAGGAGACCATTCGTATGCGGGTGGTGAGTAACCAGGTCGTCTTGGACGTTCGGGAGGCGCTGGTTACGCTGGCTTCCGCGAAAGAGCAATTGGCCATTTCTCAGGTCGGTCTTCAAGCCGCGCTCAAAGAGCTGGCACTTGCAAAAGAGCGATTCACGGTGTTGACGGCAGGCAGTAACTTCGAGGTGACGAACGCGTTGTACAGCCTCTCACGTGCACGGGACAATACGGTTGACGCCATGTTTCGTCTCAATGGAGCCCGTGTCAATCTCGCCAGGGCATTAGGCGAACT
- a CDS encoding WD40 repeat domain-containing protein, producing MEQLEARVLLAGDLAGATLQAAVVQEQYTEGAINIQNGVQDSGYRYRVRQDFGTQSDSSAAPTVSVLRIYENGVELGPAHSRHDDIATKGQGRFSHWVDNLYFSASDNSNPLTNGRSYTYRIYTDGSTSTTSSSTNTTTSGTTTTSTYVQGSINMSQAIRDSGYRYEVRQDFGTASDSNAEPTISKLRIYENGVELGPAHSRHDDIATKGQGRFSHWGDNLYFSSSDNSNPLTNGRSYTYRVYTDGSTSTTTTSPSTTTTSPTTTTTTTSSGSVKTDFGVYKEPALPSLPSAGSKIVDPTFGTTIMRLTDSKDGSTDAFVGYSNLPSFNRDNTYVMAVEQLGQKRAKFYAFDPVNFKASGGFVLSKPPAGLQEYGLIWSGVNRQVTFGVGQNKIWQVDVSTQQATLVKDLTSYGAGGYITQMSKSLNDDVFSASIVNSSGSTVGYVVYKRSTDQVLVRKLVSGLDETQVDKSGRYFIAVYKDGHDEIWDLQAGPKLTATLSGSSGFKHRDTGFGTAFTSYSGNSLGFRQLSSPTTVKALVPGYWGYSANNQQDHFSLLADNEGWGLASRYSTTGSGVAKTFDNEIVLVATNGSNQVRRLAHHRSVVNDYYDQPKANISRDGQFIAFTSNWGNASGRRDVYIVKVPPAPVI from the coding sequence ATGGAACAGCTTGAGGCACGGGTGTTACTGGCCGGAGACCTGGCCGGCGCCACGCTGCAGGCTGCGGTGGTGCAAGAGCAATACACGGAAGGGGCGATCAACATTCAAAACGGCGTACAGGATTCGGGCTATCGCTATCGAGTGCGCCAGGATTTTGGAACCCAGTCCGATTCCAGTGCTGCGCCAACCGTCTCCGTGCTACGAATTTACGAGAACGGTGTGGAACTAGGACCGGCCCATTCGCGCCATGACGACATTGCGACGAAGGGCCAGGGGCGGTTCAGTCATTGGGTGGACAATCTCTATTTCTCTGCGTCGGACAACTCGAATCCGCTGACCAATGGACGGTCCTATACGTACCGGATCTATACGGACGGAAGCACATCGACGACCTCGTCTTCTACGAACACCACGACGTCCGGAACGACGACGACGTCAACCTATGTGCAGGGATCTATAAATATGTCCCAGGCAATCCGGGACTCCGGGTATCGGTATGAGGTACGCCAGGACTTCGGGACGGCATCGGACTCGAACGCGGAGCCGACGATATCCAAGCTGAGGATCTATGAGAACGGTGTGGAACTGGGACCGGCCCATTCACGCCATGACGACATTGCGACGAAGGGCCAGGGGCGGTTCAGTCATTGGGGGGATAATCTTTATTTTTCGTCTTCTGACAACTCGAATCCGCTGACCAACGGGCGATCTTACACGTACCGGGTCTATACGGATGGAAGTACGTCGACCACGACGACGTCTCCCTCGACCACGACCACCTCTCCGACGACCACGACGACGACCACGAGTAGTGGCTCCGTCAAAACGGATTTCGGAGTCTACAAGGAGCCGGCGTTACCGTCCCTTCCTTCTGCTGGCTCCAAGATTGTCGATCCGACCTTTGGCACGACCATCATGCGCCTGACCGATAGCAAGGACGGCAGTACGGACGCGTTCGTGGGGTATAGCAATTTGCCGTCCTTCAACAGGGATAACACATACGTGATGGCGGTGGAGCAACTGGGGCAGAAGCGGGCCAAGTTCTATGCGTTTGACCCTGTCAACTTCAAGGCCAGCGGCGGATTTGTCTTGAGCAAACCACCGGCAGGGCTGCAAGAGTATGGGTTGATTTGGAGTGGCGTCAATCGACAAGTGACGTTCGGAGTCGGTCAAAACAAAATCTGGCAGGTTGATGTGTCGACTCAACAGGCGACGCTGGTGAAAGACCTGACGTCCTATGGGGCCGGAGGCTATATCACACAGATGTCGAAGAGCCTCAACGATGATGTGTTTTCTGCTTCTATCGTGAACAGCAGCGGGTCGACGGTTGGGTATGTCGTGTACAAGCGAAGTACCGACCAAGTATTGGTGCGGAAACTCGTCAGCGGTCTCGACGAGACCCAAGTGGACAAGTCGGGTCGGTATTTCATCGCCGTCTACAAGGATGGTCACGATGAAATCTGGGATCTGCAGGCCGGGCCAAAACTGACCGCCACACTTTCTGGTAGTTCTGGATTCAAGCATCGGGACACCGGTTTCGGCACGGCGTTCACTTCCTATTCTGGTAATTCACTCGGATTCCGGCAGCTGTCGTCGCCGACTACGGTGAAGGCCTTGGTCCCAGGGTATTGGGGCTACAGTGCGAACAATCAGCAGGACCACTTCTCTCTGTTGGCCGACAATGAAGGGTGGGGGCTCGCCAGCCGATATTCCACAACCGGCAGCGGAGTTGCCAAGACATTCGATAACGAAATCGTCTTGGTCGCCACCAACGGCAGCAATCAGGTGAGGCGGCTCGCACATCATCGGAGCGTGGTGAACGACTACTATGATCAGCCCAAAGCCAATATCAGCCGCGATGGGCAGTTCATCGCCTTTACCAGCAATTGGGGGAATGCCAGCGGTCGACGGGACGTGTATATCGTGAAGGTTCCGCCGGCTCCGGTCATTTAA
- a CDS encoding efflux RND transporter periplasmic adaptor subunit: MKQAENRRGRHQSRLRYVSPLFIAGVICWAGWAEAKSELPCLVVPQVTLTVGTPVVGVLNSVVVNQGDMVKEGDVLATLESSLEQAEVALAKAKAEMDAAEKSTQMKAEFSLRKSARAKDLGKTSAMAHHEVDEAETEERLAQVAHMEALENKRVAQLELARATAALELRTVRSPITGIVVERFLSPGELVKQAPIMKLARLDPLLVEVLAPLSWLGKLSAGMRGEVRLEWPSAGPHQARVTVVNPVVNSASGTFEVLLELPNPGYKIPAGLSCVVHFPSQ, encoded by the coding sequence ATGAAACAGGCAGAGAATCGGCGTGGGCGGCATCAGAGCCGCCTTCGCTATGTGAGCCCACTGTTCATCGCGGGGGTCATCTGTTGGGCAGGATGGGCGGAGGCCAAATCCGAGTTGCCCTGCCTCGTGGTGCCACAGGTTACACTGACGGTCGGGACCCCGGTCGTCGGTGTGCTCAATAGCGTGGTGGTTAACCAAGGCGATATGGTGAAGGAAGGCGATGTGTTGGCCACGCTGGAGTCCAGTCTTGAGCAGGCCGAGGTCGCGTTGGCCAAGGCCAAAGCCGAAATGGATGCTGCTGAGAAAAGTACGCAGATGAAAGCTGAATTCAGCCTCAGGAAATCCGCTCGTGCGAAGGACTTGGGGAAGACCTCCGCGATGGCGCACCACGAAGTCGATGAAGCGGAAACCGAGGAGCGCTTGGCTCAAGTCGCCCATATGGAAGCATTGGAGAATAAACGGGTGGCGCAACTGGAGTTGGCGCGGGCCACGGCGGCACTGGAGCTGCGGACCGTCCGTAGCCCGATCACCGGCATCGTCGTTGAGCGATTTTTGTCTCCTGGAGAGTTGGTGAAGCAAGCGCCGATCATGAAATTAGCTCGACTAGACCCTCTGCTGGTGGAAGTGTTGGCCCCCCTCTCCTGGCTGGGGAAACTATCGGCCGGCATGAGGGGCGAGGTGCGGCTGGAATGGCCGTCGGCCGGTCCTCACCAGGCCCGTGTGACGGTCGTTAATCCCGTCGTCAACAGCGCCAGTGGCACCTTCGAAGTGCTGCTCGAACTCCCGAATCCCGGCTACAAGATTCCGGCCGGCCTCTCCTGCGTCGTGCATTTTCCCTCGCAGTAG